The genomic interval CCGATTTGCGGCATGCCCACCGAACGCGGCTGCGTTGGTGCATATGGCTCGTTCGGAATGTTGCCGGCCTTGACCGGAACGTCTTCCACCTTGGTCAGCGGCTGGCCAGTCGCACGGTCCAGCACATAGATCTGACCGGCCTTGGTACCGAAGACCAGAGCCGGAACGGTCGTTCCGTCAGCCTTCGGGAAATCGATGAAACTCGGCTGCATCGGCACGTCGAAGTCCCATAGGTCGTTATGAACCGTCTGGTAGACCCACTTTTCGCGGCCGGTCGTGGCATCGAGCGCCAGCATGGAAGCGCCGTATTTATGATCGAGCGGTGTGCGCGTCGCGCCATAAAGATCGACCGAGGGGCTGCCCACCGGCATGAAGACCGTGTTCAGCTCCGGATCGTAGGACATGGATGCCCAGACGTTCGGCGTGGAACGGGTGTAGGTCTGGCCCTCGGGCGGCAGTTTGGTGATTTCAGGGTTGCCGGGATCGAAAGCCCAGCGAAGCTCACCCGTCACAACGTCGAAACCGCGCATCACGCCGCCAGGCATATCCACCTGTACGTTGTCAGCGATACGCCCGCCGACCACGACGGTGGTGCCAGCCAGTGTGGGGGCCGATGTCAGCACATATTGCGGGTCCGGCGCATCACCAAGACCGATCTTCAGATCGACGCGGCCATTGGTGCCGAAATCCGGGCAAAACGCGCCGGTGTCGGCGTCGAGCGCGATGAGTTCCGCGTTGATGGTGTTCATGAGAATGCGGCGCTGGCAAAGCGCGCCGTCGGCTACGATCGCCGGGGTGACAGGCGTTGCGCCCGGAGCGGTCGGCTGCTTCAGCGGCGCCTTGGCATCGAAATAGGCAAGACCACGGCAACGCATCCAGACGGTGGATTTGGCGTTGATTTCGGTCTTCCACTTCTGCGCGCCGGTATCGGCGTCGAGCGCGATGACATTGTTGTGCGGTGTGCACACAAACACGGTGTCGCCGACCTGAAGCGGCGTTTCCTGATCTTCCGCACCGTTCGCGCCGGGGCTGATCGGGATGTCGCCGGTCCGATAGGTCCATGCCACCTCAAGGTTCTTGACGTTATCGCGGTTGATTTCGTCAAGCGCAACAAAGCGGCTGCCGCCCGCCGTATTGCCGTAATGTTCCCAGTTCTTCTGCTCTTTTTCCGGCGTTACCGGCGTCAGTGCAGCAACCTCACCCTTGAAGGCGACGGTCGGATGCGGCACGAACATGCCGGCAAAACCGGCAGCGGACGCGATGGCCAGAACGCCAGCAAGGGCAAAGGACGCGCCGTAAGCTGGCGTCTTGCCAGCCGCGCGCCGCAGCAGCGGATAGGAGAGCGCAACCACCGTGGCGCCCACGCCCAACGCCAGCAGGCGGGAGATGAGCGGCCAGAAGTGCAGTCCGGCTTCCCACACTGCCCAAACACCGCTAACGATGAAGACAAGGCCGAACAGGAGCGCGCCGGCAGGCTTGCGCAGGAGAATAAGCAAGCCGGAGACGATCAGCGCGATACCCGCCAAGACAAAATAGAGGCTGCCGCCGAGTGTTGCGAGTTGCCCACCGCCAATGGCGAAGAACAGTCCCGCAGCGACAATGACGGCGCCGAGCACGAAGAGCCATAATCTGGCTGCAAGCGACGTTGAGGTTGCTGGTTTACTCATGAAATTAAATATCCGGTTAGGAGAGCCGCCGCGAAGGCTGACGCCCGATGATCTTTCAATGCCCGGCCAAGGCCAGACAGTCCGCCGCACTTACGGCTGAGCGAAGATGCGCTGAAGGCGACGAGGCGAAATGGGGAACAATGGTGCGGGAGACTTCCGTGGTGACTGTCATTTTGACCCATTCACTGCAGTTTATCGCCGGCCCCAATGGACGGCGGACAATGTGCTCGAACAAATCCTCCCAAGTTCGTATCGCAGAGGCCCGCATGCGGGCACTGGGCGACCGAAACCTCGGTGCGGTATAACGTCGCCTGCGACAAGATGACAATGCGCAAGACGGGCATTTTTGATAAGCTGCGCTTATACCATATCAACACCTACAACACAAAGACCTCTCCGCCGATGGATATTCGCCAGCTCGCCATTTTTGTGGAAGCCGCAAGGGCCAAAAATTTCCGCGCGGCCGCTTTGCAGCTGGGCATCGCCCAACCGGCCGTAACGCAGCGTATCCGGCAACTGGAAGAGAATCTGGGCTTCAAGCTTTTCCTCCGTGTCAACCGCGGTGTGGAACTTACGCCGGCTGGGCAGTCGATGCTGCTCGATGCGGAGGAAATTCTTGCCCGCACCAAGGGGGCGCTGGAAAAGGCACACCAGATCAGGCGCGGCCAGCTCGGCACGCTGCGCATCGGCTTCGGCACCAGCGTAATGGCGGAACGAAAATTGCCGGCGCTGATCACCCGCTATGGCAACGACCACAGGGAGGTGACGCTTGAACTCCTGCCCGGCATGACGATGGAACAATTGATCGAGCAGGTGGCGACGCGCAAGACAGACGTCGCTTTCATTCGCGCACCCCTGCCCCAATTGCCGCAGAGCTTGCGGGCCATGCCCTTCGACCGCTCCAAACTGTGCGTCGCCCTGCCGGAGCGCCATCCGCTCGCCTCCCGCCCCAGAGTTTCGGTTGGCGATATCGTGCAGGAGAAACTGCTGCTGCCGGTGGACGAGATCGGCCTGGGGCTCAGCAGCAGCGCGCTTTCCCTTTTCGAGGATGCAGGCTGTGAGCCGGAAATCGGCATGCGCATCGCTAACGTCAACACCATCCTTGCCCTCGTGGAAGCTGGCGCGGGAATTTCCATTCTGCCGGAAAGCACCGTGCGCTCCACAAGGGGCATCACAGGTGTGCCGCTCGAAAGCGCCGATGCCTGGTCAGATAGCGTGCTGGTCGTCAGACGCGGTCCGCTTGCCCTCCACGTGGAGGCCTTCGTGAATATGGTACGGCAGGCCTACCAGTCCCACCTATAATGCCGACAATACGCACTTAATCGATTGAATCGGCCACAAATTTCGCCACGGCTAAATTTGCTGCACTGAACAACATTCAACGCTTGGCACGCGCGCGAAAAATACAATAACAACGACGGATATTTTTGCACTGTTATCGACACGAAAGCACACTCAGCCCATGTCCGACACGACGAAGCCCGCCAGCCCCAGAACATCGGTTACAGATCAGGAAGCACTGGATTTCCACGCGCAAGGCAGACCGGGGAAACTGGAAATCACCCCGACCAAGCCGATGGCGACTCAGCGGGATCTGTCGCTTGCCTATTCGCCGGGAGTGGCCGTGCCGGTGAAAGCCATCGCCGAAAATCCGGCGACCGCTTACGATTATACGACACGCGGCAACATGGTAGCAGTGATCTCCAACGGTACGGCGATCCTCGGTCTCGGCAATCTCGGCGCGCTCGCCTCCAAGCCTGTCATGGAAGGCAAGTCCGTTCTGTTCAAGCGCTTTGCGGATGTGGATTCCATCGATCTCGAGGTCGATACCGAAGACGCCGACGAATTCATCAATTGCGTGCGTTACCTTGGCCCCTCTTTCGGCGGCATCAATCTGGAAGACATCAAGGCGCCGGAGTGTTTCATCATCGAAAGCCGCCTGCGCGAGCTGATGGACATTCCTGTTTTCCATGACGACCAGCACGGAACCGCCATCATCGCCGCCGCCGGTCTCATCAACGCCATCGAACTGACAGGCCGAGACTTCAAGACGACGAAGCTCGTCTGTAACGGCGCAGGTGCTGCTGCCATCGCCTGCATGGACCTTATCAAGGCCATGGGTTTCAACCCCGAAAACATCACGCTTTGCGACACCAAGGGCGTGATCTACCAGGGCCGCACCGAAGGCATGAACCAGTGGAAATCCGCCCATGCGGTAAAGACTGACAACCGCACGCTGACTGAGGCCATGAAGGGCGCGGATGTCGTCTTCGGCCTGTCGCAGAAGGGTGCCTTCACCGAAGAGATGATCCGCTCCATGGCGCCAAAGCCGATCATTTTCGCAATGGCCAACCCTGACCCGGAAATCACCCCGGAAGAAGTCGCCCGCATCCGCGACGACGCCATCATGGCGACGGGGCGTTCGGATTATCCGAACCAGGTCAACAACGTCCTCGGCTTTCCCTATATCTTCCGCGGCGCGCTCGATGTCCGTGCAAGCCAGATCAACGACGCAATGAAGATTGCCGCTGCACAGGCGCTGGCCGATCTTGCCCGCGAGGATGTGCCGGATGATGTGGCCGCCGCCTATCAGGGCAACCGCCCGCGCTTCGGATCGCAATATATCATTCCCGTTCCCTTCGATCCCCGACTGATCTCGGCCATTCCGGTGGCCGTGGCGAAGGCCGCCATCGAAACCGGCGTCGCTCGCCGCGAATTGCCCGATCTCGATGCCTATGCCCGCGAGCTTTCCGCCCGCCGCGACCCCATGGCGTCGACCACGCAGCGCCTTTACGAGCGTGTGCGCCGCTCTCCGAAGCGGGTCGTTTTCGCCGAAGCGGAAGAAGAACAGGTGATGCGCGCAGCGATCTCGTTTACCGCGCAGGGGCTTGGCACCGCCATCCTGCTCGGCCGTGACGACATCATCAAGGCCAATGCGGAGCGTGCAGGCATCGATCTCGACCGCGCCAATATAGAGATCACCAATGCCCGCCTTTCCAGCCGCGTCGATGCCTATGTCGATTATCTCTATGCGCGTTTGCAGCGCGGCGGCTTCCTGCTGCGCGACGTGCAGCGCCTGATCCACAACGACCGTAACCATTTCGCCGCCTGCATGGTGGCGATGGGCGATGCGGACGCCGTGGTCACCGGCGTTACCCGCAACTATTCCACGGCGCTCGAGGATATCCGCCGCTGCATCAACACCAAACCCGGCCACCGTGTCATCGGCGTTTCTCTGGTCGTGTCGCGCAACCGAACGGTCTTCGTGGCAGATACCGCCGTGCACGACATGCCGTCTGCCGAAGACCTTGCCGATATCGCCGAGGAAGCAGCCGGTCTCGCCCGCCGTTTCGGCTACGAACCGCGTGTGGCGATGCTCGCCTATTCCACCTTCGGCCAGCCGGTTGGCGAACGCTCCGACAAGGTGCGCGAAGCGGTGAAAATCCTCGACAAGCGCAACGTCAATTTTGAGGTCGACGGGGAAATGTCGGCCGATGTGGCGCTGAACCATCATCGCATGCAGAGCCAGTATCCCTTTGCCCGCCTTTCCGGTGCGGCCAACGTGCTGGTCATGCCAGCCATCCATTCCGCCTCGATCTCCACCAAGATGCTACAGGAACTGGGCGGCGCGACCGTCATCGGCCCGCTTCTCGTCGGCCTCGACAAATCGGTGCAGATCACCTCGATGGGTGCCAAGGACAGCGACATCGTCAATATGGCGGCGATCGCGGCCTATAACGCCGGTCGGTAACGATGTGGGAGCGCTCTTCGGGAGAAGGGTGCTCAAGATGCCCAGGCATAGCCAACATATCCTCTCCCCCGTGGCGAGGATATGCCAAAGCGCCGAACCCCGCCACCGCAAGAACAAGATTCTACGATTTCAAATTATTAGGTTATTTTTTCTCACCAGAGAACTTATTGGAACACGATTTTATTTATACGATTTTTTGCGCAACGCCAATTCTCGCTCTCGACGGACGCCTCATGTAGTTTCCACCCACAATCAAAAGGAAATACCCATGGCCCTCTCCTTCTCCAGATTTGCCGCAAAACTCATCGCCGGAACCGTCGTCATCGCTTCGATGGCCACCGCCGCTCACGCGGATGCGACGCTCGACCGTATCAAGGGTCGCGGCAAGCTCACCGTCGGCGTCATCCTGTCCGGCGCGCCTTTCGGCTTCATCGATCCGAAGACGCAGGAGCAGAAGGGCCTCAACATCGACGTCGCCAAGGCGCTGGCCGCCGGTCTCGGTGTGGAGTTGGTGACCGAAACCGTGACCCCGCCCAACCGCGTGCAGTTCCTGCAGCAGGGCAAGGTCGATATTCTGATCGCCAACATGCAGTACACGGAAGAGCGCGCCAAAACGCTCGATTACGTGCCCACCCCCTATGACCGCCAGGGCGGCGCAGCCATCGGTCGAAAGGACTCGGGCATCAAGGACTGGCCGGACCTGAAGGGCAAGATTGCCTGCGTATCGCAGGGCTCCAACTACACCCAGCCGCTGATCGAGCAATATGGCGCGCAGGTAAAGGCGTTGCCGAGCCAGCCGGAATCGCTGCTCGCGCTGAAGGGCGGCAATTGCGATGTCTCAGTGCACGTCAACGGCACGCTGAGCCTGATGCTTCAGGACCGCGCCGATGAGTGGAAGGATTACGGCATCCTGATCCCCACCGACCTTATCCCTTCTGACTCCGTCATCTGGCTGCGCAAGGGCGAGGCCGACACGCAGGCTGCGCTCGACAAGATCGTCAAGGAGCTGCACGCTTCCGGCAAAATGATCGAATTCGCCAAGGCCAACCGCCTGCCGAGCATCGGCTTCATGGAAGAGCAGAAGACGAAGCTCTCCGCGGCGCAGTAAAGGCTGGGCAATCCCGCTTGCTCCGCCACCCCGGACCTGGTCCGGGGGACCGGCATGTCGTAGGGGCATCTGCCATCACGGAGATTTCTCTCACCACTGAGAACGGCCGGTTTCGCCCGCCGTTCTTTTCTGCTTTATAGCAAGACAGGTCATTCTGGCACCGCCTGCCGGGCGGCAGCCGCGACAACAGCATGGATATCCGATGCAGGATGGATTTACAGCGCGTTTCATAGAGTTGGCCGCGCACATAGGCCTCAACTATGACTTTCTGAACAGCGGCTACGAGGTTCAGATATGGCTCGACGGCATGAAGATGACGCTCATCCTCGTCGCCGTCACCCTGCCGCTCAGCCTCGTTTTCGGCTTCATTTTCGCCGCCATGCTCACGTCAGGCAAAGGCTGGCTCGCCGGTCCGGTGCGCGCCTATGTGGAATTGACGCGCAACACGCCGACGCTGGTGCAGCTGATGTGTGGTTTCCTTGTGCTCAACATGTTGATTTCAAACGCGCTCGGCGGCGCGCAGAACAATCCGCTCACCCCGTTCTTCTGGGTCGTCGCCATCACCGGCCTGCACGTTGCCGCCTTCCATGCGGAAGCCTTGCGCGGCGGTATCGAGGCGGTGCCGGCTACCACCATCGAAGCGGCACGCGCCATCGGTTTCAGCTCTTTCGAGATTTTACGTTACGTGGAATTTCCGCTGGCAATCCGCACGGCACTTCCTTCCATCATCAACAATCTCATCAATCTGGTGAAGCTCACCACCGTCGGCTCGGCGATTGCGGTCGGTGAAATCACCTATGCCTCGATCCTGATCTGGACGCAGCGCGACAATGTGGTCGAACTGATGCTGGTGATCCTCATCTTTTTCATTGTCATCAATTTCATCGTCGCAAGGGCGGGCCTGTGGCTTGAGCGGCGTCTTGCGGTTCCGGGGTTCGGTCAATGAGCGCGGTGGTCTCTCCAACACAGGCGGCGAAGAAGCTGCCTTTCGGCACCATTCTTCTGTGCGGCGTGCTGGTTGCCGTCGTGCTGTGGCTGGTTCTCGATCCCTCGCTCGGACAGGTGCTGCTGGAATGGCTGCCCTATCTCGGCAAGGGTTTTGCCATGAATGTGCTGATCAGCATCCTGGCGATTGCCATCGGCACCATCATCGGCGTCGTGCTTGGCATCATGGAGCTTGCGCCCTATCGCCTCGTGCGCGCGCCGGCGCTCACCTACGTGCAAATCTTCCGCAACGCCCCGCATCTGGTGCTGATTTTCGCCGCGACCTACATCTTCCCCTTCGAGATCGTCGCCTTCGGCAACTACATTCCGTTTCCAGACTGGATCAAGGCCGTGGTCGGGCTTGCGATTCCGGCCAGCGCCCACATCGCCGAAATCACCCGAGGCGCCATCCAGTCCATTCCCACTGCACAATGGGAAGCGGCGCAGGGCCTCGGGTTTTCACGCAACCAGACGCTGCGCTGGATCATCCTGCCGCAATGCGTGAAGCGCTCGCTGCCGCCGTGGATGAACCTTTACGCCTCCATCACCATGGGCACGGCGCTTGCCTCGCTGGTCGGCGTGCATGAGCTTCTCCACGCCGCAACCGATGCCAGCACCGCCGTGCAGCGCAACGATTTCACCGTCGTGGTCTATCTCACCGTCCTGATGGCGTTCTTCCTGTTCTGCTATCCCGTGTCCCGTTTCACGCAGCGCCTTGAACGGCGCTTCGCTTCCCGCTGATTGGAATACACCATGTCCGCATCCGCCCCCCAAACCGCCGCCAAAGCTCTGGTTGAACTGGAAGGCGTGCACCTGTCCTTCGGCGACAATCAAGTGCTCAAAGGCATTGATCTCACCGTCAACAAGGGCGACGCCGTCTCCATCATCGGCCCTTCCGGCTCGGGCAAATCCACGATCCTGCGCTGCATCAACGGCCTGCTCATTCCGCAATCTGGCAAGATCACCGTGGGGGGCACCCGCGTCGATCAGCTGAAAACGGAAGCTGAGCGCATAACGCTGCGCAAGCGCATCGGCATTGTCTTCCAGCAGTTCAACCTCTTCCCGCATCTGACTGTCATGGAAAATATCACAATCGCGCCGATTAAAATCCTCGGCACGCCGAAGGCGGAAGCCGAGCGTCATGCCCGCGAATTGCTGGAAAAAGTCCGCCTGTCGCAGAAGGTGGATGCCTATCCCGGTCAGCTGTCTGGCGGCCAGCAGCAGCGTGTGGCCATTGCCCGCGCGCTTGCCATGCGGCCTGAATTGGTGCTGTTCGACGAGGTTACCTCCGCACTTGATCCGGAAACCGTGGGCGAAGTGCTCGCCGTCATCCGCGATCTCGTCAATGACGGCATGACCAGCATTCTCGTGACCCACGAAATGCGCTTCGCCGAGGAAATCAGCGACAATATCGTCTTCACGGAAAACGGCCTGATCGTTGATCAGGGCACGCCGGAGCACATCTTCTACAAGTCGACCAATCCGCGTATCAACGCCTTCGTAAAGGGCCTCGGCGGACAGGTGGCACGGGTCGCCGACGGTGAAGGGATCTGACGCCATGACCGCCGACGAAAAACTCACCCTTCATCTGGCAGAAGCCATCGCCGCCTCTGATCCGCTCCGCGACGAAGAGGCTGTGACGATCGCCCGCACGGCGCTGATCGACTTTTTTGCCTGTATGCTGGGTGGCGCTTCCGACCGAAGCACGAAAATCCTCATCGACAGCTTTACGTCAGGCACATACGGCACGGCTGGCATTGTCGGCCATGATCTGCGCACGGATGCTTTCACGGCCGCACTCATCAATGGTCATGCGGGGCACGTGCTGGATTATGACGACGTCCATGGCAGCGTGCGCGGCCACCCCACCGTCGCCATCGTTCCAGCTCTATTGGCTGTTGCGGTCGAGGAAGGCTCTACGGCGGATGCATTTATCGCCGCCTATATTGTCGGGCTGGAAACCATGGCGAGGCTTGGCCTGTCGCTCGGCACCAAGCATTACGAAAATGGCTTCCACGCCACCGCGACCCTCGGCCCCATCGGTGCGGCGGCGGCCATTGCCCATCTTCTGAAATTCACCCCGCAGACGACCGCTATCGCACTCGGCCTTGCCGCCACGCAGTCGGCCGGACTTCGCCTGCAATTTGGTTATGATGCGAAGCCCCTGCATGCCGGGCTTGCGACACGCGCTGGCCTCACCGCCGCGCAGCTGGCAAGATCAGGTTTTCAGGGTGCGCAGGATTTTCTGGAAAACCCTATCGGCTTTTATTCCGCCTTCGCCTTTGGCGCGGAACAGCCGAAACGGCTCCTGTCCGGCTGGGGTACACCCTGGCAGATCGTCTCTCCCGGATTGACGCTCAAGGCATTTCCCTGCTGCACCGCCAGCCACCCTGTTGCCGTTGGTGCGCTTGCACTGCGCAGCGCCAATGATCTGGCACCAGATGAAATCGAAACTGTCGTCATCACCTTTCCCCCGGGAGGCGATGCCGCTCTTGTGGGTTCGGCCACACCCGCCACGGGCATCGATGCGCGTTTCAGCGCCGAATATGTCTTTGCCGCCGCACTGACGGATGGCGCACTCGGCATCAGCCATTTCGACGAACGCCCTGCACGCGCCGACCTGCTTGGACTTTCCGCAAAAGTCTCGCGCCGGCACGACGAGACCGCCCGCCGCCTCTCGCCGGATCCTACCACCCGTTTCGTGGTCATCGACGTGACGAAGAAGGATGGCACGGTGCTGTCGCGCCGTATTGACGGTCTTCCCGGCATTGATGACCCCACGGAAAAATTTGCCGACGCCACCGGCGGCAATGAAAAATTCGCCGGAATTCCGGCACTGGTGCGGACCATGAAAACCTCAGCCGACCTCAAGAAGCTAGAAGTGCTTCTGGCAACGCAAATATAACACGACTGAAATAAAGGCATGATCACCATGACCACGAATACCCGCAAAAGACAGATGCATCTTGGCCTGTTCCTGCAAGGAGCCGGCCACCACGTTTCCGGCTGGCGTCACCCGGATGCGGAAGCCGGCAGCGAGAATTTCGACCTGTTGACCCGTGTCACAAAAATGGCCGAAGATGCCAAGTTCGACATGGTCTTTCTGGCCGATGGTCTCACAAGCGGCGTCGACGCCCATCCCTCGATGATCGCCCGTTTCGAGCCGCTTACCCTGCTTGCGGCGCTTGCCATGGTGACAAACAAGATCGGACTGGCCGCCACCGCCTCCACCACCTATGGTGAGCCCTACCACACCGCACGCGCCTTCGCCTCCATCGACCATCTCAGCCACGGGCGTGCGGCGTGGAACATCGTTACCACCTCCTACGCCCGCACGGCGGCGAACTTCTCCAAGAGTCATCCCGAGCATGACGAGCGTTATGCCGTTGCGGAAGAATATGTGAACGTCGTGCGTGGCCTGTGGGACAGCTGGGACGACGACGCCTTCGTCAAGGACAAGGAAGGCGGCCGCTACGTCGATCCGCAGAAGGTCCATATTCTCGATCACGAAGGCAAATATTTCACGGTGAAGGGTCCGCTGAACATTCCGCGTTCACCGCAGGGTCACCCGGTTCTCATTCAGGCCGGCTCCTCCGGCCCGGGGCAGGATCTCGCCGCCCGCACTGCCGATATCGTCTTCACCGCCCAGCAGGCCATTTCCGAGGCGCAGGCCTTCTACACCAGCCTAAAGGCGCGAGTGGAGAAATTCGGCCGCGATCCCGCAACCGTTGCCGTGATGCCCGGTTTCATGCCCATCATCGGCAAGAGCTTCGAAGAGGCCGGCGAGAAGCTGAAGGAGCTGAACCGCTGGACCGACATCAAGAGCGCCATGCCGTTGCTTGAGGAACGCATCGGCCATAGCCTTACCGAGTATGATCTCGACGGCCCGCTGCCGGACCTGCCTATTTCCGACCAGTTGCGCAGCCGCGCCGAACTTTTGACCGAACTGGCGCGCCGCGAAAAGTTGACGATCCGGGAACTGGCGCTGCGCGTTGCAGCTGGTCGTGGCCACCATATCGTCATGGGCACGGCCAAGGACGTGGCGGATCGCATGCAGGAGTGGTTCGAGAACGGCGCGGCCGACGGCTTCAACGTCATGCCGCCCTTCTTCCCCGGCGGGTTGGAAGAATTCAACCGCGAAGTCGTGCCGCTCTTGCAGGAACGTGGCCTGTTCCGCAAGGAATACGAAGGCTCGACGTTGCGCGACCATCTCGGCATCAACAGGCCTGCCCTGCGGGCATAAAAAACGGATGCCC from Agrobacterium tumefaciens carries:
- a CDS encoding amino acid ABC transporter permease is translated as MQDGFTARFIELAAHIGLNYDFLNSGYEVQIWLDGMKMTLILVAVTLPLSLVFGFIFAAMLTSGKGWLAGPVRAYVELTRNTPTLVQLMCGFLVLNMLISNALGGAQNNPLTPFFWVVAITGLHVAAFHAEALRGGIEAVPATTIEAARAIGFSSFEILRYVEFPLAIRTALPSIINNLINLVKLTTVGSAIAVGEITYASILIWTQRDNVVELMLVILIFFIVINFIVARAGLWLERRLAVPGFGQ
- a CDS encoding amino acid ABC transporter permease gives rise to the protein MSAVVSPTQAAKKLPFGTILLCGVLVAVVLWLVLDPSLGQVLLEWLPYLGKGFAMNVLISILAIAIGTIIGVVLGIMELAPYRLVRAPALTYVQIFRNAPHLVLIFAATYIFPFEIVAFGNYIPFPDWIKAVVGLAIPASAHIAEITRGAIQSIPTAQWEAAQGLGFSRNQTLRWIILPQCVKRSLPPWMNLYASITMGTALASLVGVHELLHAATDASTAVQRNDFTVVVYLTVLMAFFLFCYPVSRFTQRLERRFASR
- a CDS encoding glucose/quinate/shikimate family membrane-bound PQQ-dependent dehydrogenase, with translation MSKPATSTSLAARLWLFVLGAVIVAAGLFFAIGGGQLATLGGSLYFVLAGIALIVSGLLILLRKPAGALLFGLVFIVSGVWAVWEAGLHFWPLISRLLALGVGATVVALSYPLLRRAAGKTPAYGASFALAGVLAIASAAGFAGMFVPHPTVAFKGEVAALTPVTPEKEQKNWEHYGNTAGGSRFVALDEINRDNVKNLEVAWTYRTGDIPISPGANGAEDQETPLQVGDTVFVCTPHNNVIALDADTGAQKWKTEINAKSTVWMRCRGLAYFDAKAPLKQPTAPGATPVTPAIVADGALCQRRILMNTINAELIALDADTGAFCPDFGTNGRVDLKIGLGDAPDPQYVLTSAPTLAGTTVVVGGRIADNVQVDMPGGVMRGFDVVTGELRWAFDPGNPEITKLPPEGQTYTRSTPNVWASMSYDPELNTVFMPVGSPSVDLYGATRTPLDHKYGASMLALDATTGREKWVYQTVHNDLWDFDVPMQPSFIDFPKADGTTVPALVFGTKAGQIYVLDRATGQPLTKVEDVPVKAGNIPNEPYAPTQPRSVGMPQIGAQTLTEADMWGATPFDQLLCRIAFKGMRYEGLYTAPGTDLSLAFPGSLGGMNWGGISTDPTTNTIFINDMRLGLWIEMKEAAPTKATASGGESVNTGMGVVPMKGTPYAVNKNRFLSALGIPCQAPPYGSMTAIDMKTQQIKWQVPVGTVEDTGPLGIKMGLPIPIGMPTLGGTLATQGGLVFIAGTQDYYLRAFDTATGEEVWKARLPVGSQGGPMSYKSPKTGKQYVVISAGGARQSPDRGDYVIAYALPN
- a CDS encoding amino acid ABC transporter ATP-binding protein translates to MSASAPQTAAKALVELEGVHLSFGDNQVLKGIDLTVNKGDAVSIIGPSGSGKSTILRCINGLLIPQSGKITVGGTRVDQLKTEAERITLRKRIGIVFQQFNLFPHLTVMENITIAPIKILGTPKAEAERHARELLEKVRLSQKVDAYPGQLSGGQQQRVAIARALAMRPELVLFDEVTSALDPETVGEVLAVIRDLVNDGMTSILVTHEMRFAEEISDNIVFTENGLIVDQGTPEHIFYKSTNPRINAFVKGLGGQVARVADGEGI
- a CDS encoding MmgE/PrpD family protein, with translation MTADEKLTLHLAEAIAASDPLRDEEAVTIARTALIDFFACMLGGASDRSTKILIDSFTSGTYGTAGIVGHDLRTDAFTAALINGHAGHVLDYDDVHGSVRGHPTVAIVPALLAVAVEEGSTADAFIAAYIVGLETMARLGLSLGTKHYENGFHATATLGPIGAAAAIAHLLKFTPQTTAIALGLAATQSAGLRLQFGYDAKPLHAGLATRAGLTAAQLARSGFQGAQDFLENPIGFYSAFAFGAEQPKRLLSGWGTPWQIVSPGLTLKAFPCCTASHPVAVGALALRSANDLAPDEIETVVITFPPGGDAALVGSATPATGIDARFSAEYVFAAALTDGALGISHFDERPARADLLGLSAKVSRRHDETARRLSPDPTTRFVVIDVTKKDGTVLSRRIDGLPGIDDPTEKFADATGGNEKFAGIPALVRTMKTSADLKKLEVLLATQI
- a CDS encoding transporter substrate-binding domain-containing protein — translated: MALSFSRFAAKLIAGTVVIASMATAAHADATLDRIKGRGKLTVGVILSGAPFGFIDPKTQEQKGLNIDVAKALAAGLGVELVTETVTPPNRVQFLQQGKVDILIANMQYTEERAKTLDYVPTPYDRQGGAAIGRKDSGIKDWPDLKGKIACVSQGSNYTQPLIEQYGAQVKALPSQPESLLALKGGNCDVSVHVNGTLSLMLQDRADEWKDYGILIPTDLIPSDSVIWLRKGEADTQAALDKIVKELHASGKMIEFAKANRLPSIGFMEEQKTKLSAAQ
- a CDS encoding NADP-dependent malic enzyme; protein product: MSDTTKPASPRTSVTDQEALDFHAQGRPGKLEITPTKPMATQRDLSLAYSPGVAVPVKAIAENPATAYDYTTRGNMVAVISNGTAILGLGNLGALASKPVMEGKSVLFKRFADVDSIDLEVDTEDADEFINCVRYLGPSFGGINLEDIKAPECFIIESRLRELMDIPVFHDDQHGTAIIAAAGLINAIELTGRDFKTTKLVCNGAGAAAIACMDLIKAMGFNPENITLCDTKGVIYQGRTEGMNQWKSAHAVKTDNRTLTEAMKGADVVFGLSQKGAFTEEMIRSMAPKPIIFAMANPDPEITPEEVARIRDDAIMATGRSDYPNQVNNVLGFPYIFRGALDVRASQINDAMKIAAAQALADLAREDVPDDVAAAYQGNRPRFGSQYIIPVPFDPRLISAIPVAVAKAAIETGVARRELPDLDAYARELSARRDPMASTTQRLYERVRRSPKRVVFAEAEEEQVMRAAISFTAQGLGTAILLGRDDIIKANAERAGIDLDRANIEITNARLSSRVDAYVDYLYARLQRGGFLLRDVQRLIHNDRNHFAACMVAMGDADAVVTGVTRNYSTALEDIRRCINTKPGHRVIGVSLVVSRNRTVFVADTAVHDMPSAEDLADIAEEAAGLARRFGYEPRVAMLAYSTFGQPVGERSDKVREAVKILDKRNVNFEVDGEMSADVALNHHRMQSQYPFARLSGAANVLVMPAIHSASISTKMLQELGGATVIGPLLVGLDKSVQITSMGAKDSDIVNMAAIAAYNAGR
- a CDS encoding LysR family transcriptional regulator — protein: MRKTGIFDKLRLYHINTYNTKTSPPMDIRQLAIFVEAARAKNFRAAALQLGIAQPAVTQRIRQLEENLGFKLFLRVNRGVELTPAGQSMLLDAEEILARTKGALEKAHQIRRGQLGTLRIGFGTSVMAERKLPALITRYGNDHREVTLELLPGMTMEQLIEQVATRKTDVAFIRAPLPQLPQSLRAMPFDRSKLCVALPERHPLASRPRVSVGDIVQEKLLLPVDEIGLGLSSSALSLFEDAGCEPEIGMRIANVNTILALVEAGAGISILPESTVRSTRGITGVPLESADAWSDSVLVVRRGPLALHVEAFVNMVRQAYQSHL